In the genome of Chaetodon auriga isolate fChaAug3 chromosome 15, fChaAug3.hap1, whole genome shotgun sequence, one region contains:
- the snx19a gene encoding sorting nexin-19a, translating into MPSRKSSNNWTLSEVFGQRRLLGLGALLAWLVLFHLLVNVWLLCIFTSLLVVLGGWLGSRAVLDANSLLHLEHFLPLGKVNPPLYSPEHEWRLNHEIHSAVHKAVRDFVSSWYRTLLPEVEGEFERAVRNSMLESVMELKERARLVDRKALVQRLLELYGCHLQGYMMARQIQSTQKESISLWQLYSEVDSPHPAVSSAAAELSYSRALVNLVLHVLVPYPQMETRTGGYMVTELVTCNVLLPLISRVSDPDWLNQTIVDIITRSREPQEINVDELPVADLYKCQIPQESWTTCRSLSSSDRAGLSSKSTSGLNDLQSQSTLFERDSSQNSMVSLTSAGKVENCHPGLLTPCKVNCCSLTSGRYSHSPESKMTSLDSIIQSDSEDDLTGGFCDCRPSTNFCNVITLKDDEAFGCFGPLKNLGPKVVVPEHSQWPAGIAQEKSPTCPPRRLCLSPCNLDTSSNHATSVNIHNVQISGTVTAKEQRGTGTHPYTLYTVKFETVAEAENVGNPQPVSCHTVNRRYSEFLNLQARLEDKPEVKKVIKNVKGPKKMFPDLPFGSADSDKVEARKSQLDTFLKQLSNIPETSNSEDMQEFLALNSDVCTYFERKPFAKSRIDKMMENALDTLKTAFPHPEPLSPTEDLEGDTDGRTMDSRKYRRLMFPSKISPSLNIPDLHPKVTYCFSEGSAVLNGMSLSGLESFVKEQERLLCGPNGKETSKQSRELLRKDKKTPGKTHGTDTAVADVALNILCLLMKDQWSWLCTENVQKTIRLLFGTFIERWLDVGVAHLTSAPCWVIYLQVLQEAVWPGGMLPAQPRPERSAAEREETKEQCLDCLTQLLPELITDMLGSEKYRLSLETVLESLQDHQINKHLIYCICDLLLEFLIPESCDEAFQRSLLQSLAKDTESHT; encoded by the exons ATGCCTTCCAGAAAGAGCTCTAATAACTGGACTTTATCAGAGGTATTTGGGCAGCGGAGGCTGTTAGGGCTCGGAGCTCTGCTGGCATGGCTTGTCCTCTTCCATCTCCTGGTGAACGTTTGGCTCCTGTGCATCTTCACCAGTCTCCTGGTGGTTCTCGGGGGTTGGCTCGGGTCCCGTGCCGTACTGGATGCAAACAGCCTTCTCCACTTGGAGCACTTCTTGCCTCTTGGCAAAGTTAATCCACCTCTGTATTCTCCTGAGCATGAGTGGAGGTTGAACCATGAGATCCACAGTGCTGTCCACAAAGCAGTGCGTGACTTTGTGTCCTCATGGTATCGTACTCTCCTGccagaggtggagggggagtTTGAACGTGCGGTGCGTAATTCGATGCTGGAGTCGGTGATGGAGCTGAAGGAACGTGCACGGCTGGTGGACCGAAAAGCCCTGGTTCAACGGCTGCTAGAGCTGTATGGCTGTCACCTGCAAGGGTACATGATGGCAAGACAGATACAGTCAACACAAAAGGAGAGCATTAGCCTCTGGCAGCTCTACAGTGAAGTAGATTCCCCTCACCCAGctgtgagcagtgcagcagctgagctCAGCTACTCCAGAGCTCTAGTTAACCTCGTCTTACATGTGCTTGTTCCGTACCCTCAGATGGAAACCAGGACTGGAGGCTACATGGTTACCGAACTTGTCACCTGCAATGTGCTGTTGCCGCTCATAAGCAGGGTATCTGATCCCGACTGGCTCAATCAGACCATTGTGGACATAATCACCAGGTCTAGAGAACCACAGGAAATCAATGTGGATGAGCTCCCGGTAGCCGATCTATACAAATGTCAGATCCCGCAGGAGTCCTGGACGACGTGCAGGTCACTGTCTTCTTCTGATCGAGCCGGCCTCAGCAGCAAAAGCACCTCTGGCCTTAATGATCTACAGAGCCAGAGCACGCTCTTTGAGAGGGATTCCTCACAAAACAGCATGGTCAGCCTGACGTCTGCTGGGAAAGTAGAGAATTGCCACCCGGGTTTGCTCACACCGTGCAAAGTGAACTGCTGTTCGCTCACATCTGGCCGTTACTCCCACTCACCAGAGTCCAAAATGACTTCACTGGATTCCATAATTCAGTCAGACTCCGAGGATGACCTGACAGGAGGCTTTTGTGATTGTCGTCCTTCAACAAACTTCTGCAACGTCATCACTTTAAAAGACGATGAGGCTTTTGGCTGCTTCGGCCCTCTGAAAAATCTTGGGCCAAAGGTGGTGGTGCCTGAACACTCCCAGTGGCCAGCCGGTATAGCTCAAGAGAAATCCCCAACTTGTCCTCCAAGAAGACTTTGTCTAAGCCCCTGCAACCTTGATACATCCAGCAACCACGCTACATCTGTGAACATCCACAACGTGCAAATTTCTGGTACCGTCACTGCGAAGGAGCAGCGAGGCACAGGCACACATCCCTATACTCTCTACACTGTGAAG TTTGAAACAGTggctgaagcagaaaatgttggCAATCCGCAACCTGTGTCCTGTCACACTGTCAACCGGAGATATAGCGAGTTCCTCAACCTGCAAGCACGTTTAGAGGACAAGCCCGAAGTCAAGAAAGTAATCAAGA ATGTCAAAGGCCCAAAGAAAATGTTCCCTGACCTCCCATTTGGCAGTGCAGACAGCGACAAAGTCGAAGCCCGTAAAAGCCAACTGGACACGTTCCTTAAA cAATTAAGCAACATTCCTGAGACATCCAACAGTGAGGACATGCAGGAGTTCCTGGCTCTCAACTCAGATGTTTGCACATATTTTGAAAGAAAGCCTTTTGCCAAGTCAAGAATTGATAAG ATGATGGAAAACGCTTTAGACACTTTAAAGACAGCTTTTCCTCATCCCGAGCCCCTCAGTCCAACGGAGGACCTTGAGGGAGATACTGATGGAAGAACAATGGACAGCAGAAAGTACCG GAGGCTTATGTTCCCAAGCAAAATTTCCCCATCTCTCAATATACCCGACCTACATCCTAAAGTGACATACTGCTTTAGTGAAGGCAGCGCT GTCCTAAATGGCATGTCACTGTCTGGCCTGGAGAGCTTTGTCAAAGAGCAGGAAAGACTTCTATGTGGACCAAATGGGAAAGAAACATCCAAGCAGAGCCGTGAGCTGCTcagaaaagacaagaagacgCCAGGGAAAACTCATGGGACAG acacaGCTGTGGCAGATGTTGCTTTGAACATTTtgtgtctgctgatgaaggACCAGTGGAGTTGGCTGTGCACAGAGAACGTACAGAAGAccatcaggctgctgtttgGTACCTTCATTGAGAG ATGGTTGGATGTAGGAGTTGCCCACCTTAccagcgccccctgctgggtGATTTACCTGCAAGTGCTACAGGAAGCTGTATGGCCAGGGGGCATGCTGCCCGCTCAACCACGGCCAGAGCGAAGCgctgcagaaagagaggaaaccaAGGAGCAATGTCTGGACTGTCTAACGCAGCTGCTCCCAG AGCTCATCACTGACATGCTGGGAAGTGAGAAGTACAGACTGAGCCTGGAGACCGTGCTGGAGTCTCTGCAGGACCATCAGATAAACAA ACATCTGATCTACTGCATCtgtgacctgctgctggagtttcTGATCCCTGAGTCGTGTGATGAGGCCTTCCAGAGGTCCCTGCTGCAGAGTCTGGCCAAAGACACAGAGAGTCACACATGA
- the LOC143332918 gene encoding carotenoid-cleaving dioxygenase, mitochondrial-like translates to MAPVKLQGSDDPKPVDNGKAKKCMTSTQKGLETIAPLVRSVEETPEPISTQVQGTIPSWVKGKFLRNGPGKFEFGNTHYNHWFDGMAMLHQFKIDNGQVTYMSRFLLSEAYKNNSERDRIVMSEFGTLAMPDPCKNFFQRFLSRFEMMEPTDNASVSFVKYKGDYYVSTETNFMHRVNPENLETLEKVDWSKFIAVNGATAHPHYDPDGTSYNMGNSYGSKGALYNIISVPPEKTHATDTLQGAKVLCSIVPANKSHPSYYHSFAMSENYVVFIEQPIKMDLLKIVTCKLRGKALSEGIYWDPKQETVFHLVDKHTGEVSPVKYHTKAISTFHQINAFEEDGFLMLDMCCSDDGQAINNYLIQNLRKSGDALDEVYNTLCRAFPRRFVLPLHVTGDTPIGQNLNTRPSSEATCVKLSKDKVFCQHEDLHRDDLYEYGGLEFPQINYDRFNTRPYRYFYGCGFRHLVGDSLLKMDLKDKTLKVWYQKGFFPSEPVFVPSPDAVEEDDGVILSVVLTPSQDKATFLLVLDAKTFEELGRANVPVNMAYGFHGTFSASA, encoded by the exons ATGGCTCCCGTGAAGCTCCAGGGCTCAG ATGATCCCAAGCCTGTTGACAATGGCAAGGCCAAGAAATGCATGACCTCTACACAGAAGGGCCTGGAGACAATTGCACCTCTGGTCCGCTCTGTAGAAGAGACGCCTGAGCCAATCTCCACTCAAGTACAAGGCACCATTCCCTCCTGGGTCAAAGGCAAATTCCTCCGCAACGGCCCGGGGAAGTTTGAGTttggaaacacaca CTACAACCACTGGTTTGATGGGATGGCTATGCTGCACCAGTTCAAGATCGACAACGGCCAGGTGACATACATGAGTCGATTCCTTCTCAGCGAGGCCTACAAGAACAACAGTGAACGGGACCGCATCGTCATGTCAGAGTTTGGTACCCTCGCCATGCCCGACCCCTGTAAAAACTTCTTCCAGCGCTTCCTGTCTCGCTTTGAGATGATGG AGCCAACAGACAATGCAAGTGTGAGCTTTGTGAAATACAAAGGTGACTACTACGTCAGCACGGAGACCAATTTCATGCATAGAGTGAACCCAGAAAACCTAGAAACATTGGAAAAG GTGGACTGGAGCAAGTTCATTGCTGTAAATGGAGCCACTGCCCACCCACACTATGACCCCGACGGCACCAGCTACAATATGGGAAACTCCTATGGTAGCAAAG GAGCCCTGTACAACATCATCAGTGTACCTCCTGAGAAGACACATGCCACAGACACCCTACAAGGAGCCAAAGTACTCTGTTCCATTGTGCCTGCAAACAAGTCTCATCCCTCCTATTACCACAGCTTCG CCATGTCTGAGAACTATGTGGTGTTCATTGAGCAGCCAATTAAGATGGACCTGCTGAAGATAGTCACATGCAAGCTGAGGGGGAAGGCTCTCAGCGAGGGCATCTACTGGGACCCAAAGCAGGAAACCGTCTTCCATCTGGTTGACAAGCATACAGGCGAG GTCAGCCCAGTAAAGTACCACACCAAAGCCATCTCCACCTTCCATCAGATCAACGCCTTCGAGGAGGATGGATTCTTGATGCTTGACATGTGCTGCTCAGACGACGGCCAAGCCATCAATAACTACCTCATCCAGAACCTCCGCAAGTCAGGAGATGCGTTGGATGAG GTGTACAACACCCTGTGCAGGGCTTTCCCACGCCGTTTCGTGCTGCCCCTCCACGTGACCGGTGACACCCCGATAGGCCAGAACCTGAACACGAGGCCCTCCAGTGAGGCAACGTGTGTCAAACTCAGCAAAGACAAG GTGTTCTGCCAACACGAGGATCTCCACAGAGATGACCTCTACGAGTACGGTGGCCTGGAGTTCCCTCAGATCAACTATGACAGATTTAACACACGACCATACCGTTATTTCTACGGCTGTGGCTTCAGACACCTGGTGGGAGACTCTCTGCTCAAGATGGACCTGAAGGACAAGACgctcaag GTGTGGTACCAGAAGGGTTTCTTCCCATCAGAGCCCGTGTTTGTGCCGTCGCCTgatgctgtggaggaggacgaTGGTGTCATCCTCTCAGTGGTTCTCACCCCCTCACAG gacaAAGCAACATTCCTCCTGGTTTTGGACGCCAAGACGTTTGAAGAGCTGGGAAGAGCCAACGTGCCTGTTAACATGGCTTATGGCTTCCACGGCACCTTCAGCGCCTCTGCATGA